The DNA window aaacattttccacatttttataaaGGCTGACAAAAAACTAACTATACAGCCGATTCATTTCATTAAGAATAACAGGCACCAACATGTTTTCTATAACCCGTAGCACTTACACCTATAAGTTTAACATTATTACTTATCTTAAAAATACCATTTACATTGTCCAATAGGGTTGGTCAACTTTCCAGGTTGACTTTTCAGGCTATGGaaacaaaaatacagtttatcaGATTATATTATGAAGGATATAATTGCTTTTAGCTTTGCTTTAGAACAAGCATTAGCTAGAAACATTACATAATTCTTCAGGTTTGCACAGTTTGAAACATGTGTGTAAACAGGAGTGATCGAGGAAGAACTGCTGATTAAAGGGAAACGTCTCACTCATGATTTTAACTTCTCACTCATGATTTTAACTTAGCGTAACAAGTGTAAACTTGTTGCAAATCATAAACTCCAGGCCAGACAGGGAGTTTTTAAGAATAAGGAAACTTCCAATCatcaggaagaagaagaagaagaagaagaagaagaagaagaagaagaagaagaagaagaagaagaagaagaagaagaagaagaagaagaagaagaagaagaagaagatctcAAAGTATTTATCTTAAAAACCCACAAACAGTCTAATTATCAGGAAGGATGATGttttctgaaataaaaatatgtctGACTTCAACCATATTCACAATTTACAGGAGTATTTGCTCCTATTCTGATGATAAACCACATTACTGCTTAGACTTCATATTAAAAGCCCAAAGACTAAATAACTTCTCCAGGGATTATAATTAATTCCAATGCAAATTAATTTGAAACTGATCACAGGCTAAATTGGGATAGTAATTCAATATTTGATCTTAGCAACAAACTTTCCAACACGTGTTCCTGCCGATATTATCcagaaaacattttagttttgatATAATCGTGAAACAGAAACTGTTTTAAAGTTGAAGTTTGATGTGAAATTGAAACTTGGTCGTGATTGATTGTTGGATTGGTTgttccaaacaaaacaaatttgaaaaaaaagcgACGCTGTCCTGGGTTTTCGGGGAAATGTAGTATTCAAGCTCACAAAAAGAACTGACGCCAACGAGGGTAAAAACTACAAGTACCGACATGAGACTGCTTTCTCGCGCATGCGCACAACAGTCCAACTGATAAGGTGATAAAAGCGAAGCCTCAACAGTAGCGTCTGGTTTGTTGAGGCAGTGAAGGTAAATCTACGATCATCAGAGCAACTACAACATTTAACCTGAATCTCTACATCCGGTTTGAGTTCAGGTTTATCCAGCAACTTGAATTCGTGGACATCGACCTGCTCAGGAGACGAAGAGACGATTAAAAGTGTCTTTTCCTGTCGACACCCCGGAACCGCTGCTAGCTAACGGCAGCTAGCATTAGCAACATTAGCAGCACAGCCCGTGGCCCTGGTGGCGAAGCGACCAgacaacagaggagagaagcagctttttgtgttttgttgtgttgctctTTGCTCGTGTTCGGTTGTGATGGCGTGCGGAGCGACGCTGAAGAGGAGCCTGGACTTCGACCCGCTCATGAACCCGGCTTCCCCGAAGAGGAGGCGCTGCGCCCCGGGCATGTCTCCGGTGTCCTCGCCGCAGAAGTACCTCCGGATGGAGCCCTCGCCGTTCGGGGAGGTGTCGACCAGACTCACCACAGGTAGAAGAGCCACTAAAAtcaacatgtcagctccagtgacCGATTCACCACATTTAAACCAGCTCTAAACGCTTGCTAGGCTCACTAGCATCCTAGTGTTAGCATGTCGGTGTCGTGTGGATCCAACCGAACTCCACTCTGAAAACTGGCAAAGTTAGATAAACGCTATGAGTGATCATGTTCTGTGTCTATAAGTGTGTTATAAACTATGTCGTGTGCATCTTTGTAGCCCCGTTTTGAATTCGGCATTGACTGTAGCACAGTTTATGAAGTGTAACTGGAGACTAACTGTAAACAGTCATGTTAGTCAGTGTAGAGACAACAATCGTGTTAAATGTCGAATGTCTTCAGCTTAACGACGGTTTGGGTTTAAACTCTTTAGTTGGACCAGTGATCACTTAATAAACAAAATTATTTAGTACAAACCTGAGGTCAACAATGTTTGACCTCATGATTCAATCTATGTGGAACTTTTGCTGTATCTTAATTGGTGTAAATTACATAGATTATTGATTTGTGCTGAACTGCTTTGACTCTTAATACTATTGTACAGGGGTTTTTATGTAAGTTAACCATAGTACGTAACATATAGAATTGCGTTGCTGTTGAAAGTCATGAGTGGATCTTGCAGAATTTGATCCTCGCTGAATGAGACGTCTCTTTAAATATCACAAGTCCTGATGTTCCTGGCTGCACCAGTTATATAATTCGGTGAATTGTGCCATGTCTTTGTCTCTGCACGTCCTCGGTGTCATTTTATATAACGGgagaaatgtatttctttgtttcAGAGCAAATTCTACACAACATCAAGCAGGAGTACAAGCGGCTGCAGAAACGGCGACACCTGGACAGTGCTTTCCAGCAGCAGGCGGACGGCTGCTGTCCCCTGGACGCTCAGAACATCCACAGTGGATCGGCTCTACCAGGTAGTCCCATCGTATTCAGGTTTACTATTCAAAGGGTAATGTAAACAGTTGTCCGCCATTTTGTAAAACAGTGATTCTTCACCACAAACTTCAAGAATGTAGTTTATAAAACCAGTTATATCACATAGTAGCTCACAAAACCACTGAAATATTGTGACCAACTGGTTCAGTTCACTGACGTCCGTCCATTCTGAAACATGAAAGTtgggatgttttctttttcatgtgaCCATGGGAATTCCCGGGGCTTTAACCAGCCTcccacacagaggaagaggaggaacaccTGCTCCTCCCTTTTTaaatttcactttctttcatgTGATTGTTTCTTTATCGCGCTTTctaaattaaacaaaagtgGAGGAAGCTCTTAACAGGAGGGTTGATAGATTCAGATATTTGCTGGTTATTCTCCACAGTATGTGTTTTATGTTGCGCTTATTGTAAAGTGAATCGAGACAGACTTTAAGATGCATTTATTTACCAAAAGGGACTTTACTCTATGTAGagttaaaagaagaataaacaggCTCAAGTTGAACATCTGTTTTTCTCATATTCAGTTaaaattcaaatgaatgaaaaacacatatGTATGATGCATATCTTTTGACCGTAAGCATTTTTCCATATCCGCTTGGGTATGTTATGAGACTGACAGTTGGATATTTGTTCTCCTGGCAGGTACGTCCTCGGGTGCCTTGTCTCCCACCAGGAAAGAGCAGCCTTTGTTTTCCCTCAGACAGGTTGGAATGATCTGTGAAAGACTACTGAAAGAGCGAGAGGACAAAGTCCGCGAGGAGTTTGACGAGTTACTGACGACAAAGCTCGCAGGTATGAGTTACCTTTTAAACAGGTTACAGAATCATATTTTCGTTGATTAATCCACAATTTCATgccaataaatattttttcctcCAACAGAACAATATGATGCCTTTGTTAAATTTACACACGACCAACTGATGAGAAGATTCGGAGAACAGCCTGCTAGCTGTGAGTACATTTacttacattttcaaacacttGTTGCTGTTTAAAGGTCTTGTATGCACGTCTCTAGTGTTAATATCTTTTCCAGAGCCGACCGTAGCTTGCTATCAAAGATGTGGCTAAAGTGCATTaaacagggttcgtacggtcatggaaaacctggaaaagtcatggaattttaaaatgtgtttttccaggcctggaaaagtcatggaaaaaaataatttcccaaaagttttggaaaagtcatggaaatttgttatattcttattttcatgtcgttcgttttagggatgggcataaatactcgactattgattaattgatcattaagaatttcattgatgacatgttttcatcgataaactattgcatgttcgctatgtggcaggaggtcggaatatccgagttgccctgaacgcagcacagcgtgtctgttagcagctggaggaagcagcccggagctaagcctctgctgctcggcttcatgtccgcacacggaccctcagtccacgcggagggtaacccggacagacccgggtctgggtgaggggttccgggagtgagggcgttacaacgaccggactgagaggtcgagagccgtcagatcgagctagctctcagcggctagctgctctctcagcgtggcttaggaggacagcagcgcttatttacaagtgtaacattgaacggatcctgtttaactgccacaagagttgttaatcttgtaataaagatctcaatgaggaaacacgctgttttttctattttcactgcattttaatataggctataaatagtgaattttaatataaaaatatgaatgattaatcgaaaaatcgatcgttaattcttccgacgatcgattaagacaatttaatcgaatgcccatccctagttcatttacgctgagttttaaataattcatacatttttaaagaaatatgctcaaaatataagcaggcatactttggtttgtgtcatttaaggtgtgctgtatgccttggaattctcattgttagtttgaatactacattttgtcactttttcgcgtatataCCGAGATTTCGcgcaatgttcggtcatggaaatttggtttaaagtcatggaaaagtcatggaaatccattggtcaaaatgtgtatgaaccctgattaaatacaacacaataaatGACATGAAATCCAAGTAAGGCTGCTAAGTATGAAAACTCCATCGTAGAATCAACATCTCATTGTTGTCACTTTAAGGACCAGCTCTGCTTCCTTATCCTCGTGATACCAAAAATATTGAATCCACTTTCGTGCGTGGTTGTACTGACACATTTATGATCTATACGGCTGATCCTTTGAGTGGAGCCGATTTAGCTGACTTCAGACGAGAGGTGAGGTATAGGTTGCCAGTCTATTGCTGGGCTGACTCATACGTGAgattgaagtaaacaggttgcaaTGTAACGTAACCTGCATGTCGTCTGACTGTGGGAGGACACTGGAGTACACGGAGGAAACCTACACAGGCGTGAGGAGAagatgcagactccacacataAGGGCCCAAATAACTACCTCTCCACCATGTCGCCCTCAGACTGAGGCAGATTGCCTTCAAACTTCATTTCAACTGTGTTAGAATAACAAAGAGGAACATAGTATTTTGTGATGAGTAAAGAATATCTCTCAAAAACCCTGCAACTTATTTTTGGCAAACAATCAAATCCTAATCCTCAGAACGTGGTTcttaaatgtgttatttcatCTTTGACTAATAAAAGTGCTCCAGTTAGAGTCCTTTTGTTTTGCTTGGCTGCCCTGTGTACACGAGGACAATAGTCgagtcagatttatttttatagcgCATTAGAAAGAGTGGGAATTGAGCCAAAGAGATTCACAATCGTGGggaattaaaaacaacacaagtatTAGGGTATTTGCCGAAACTCAAGTCCAGATGAATAGAACAATACACACAATCTGTAACTGTAATATAGTCTGGGATCCTCCAGATCCTCCTGAGAGCAGGCCAACCCTCATTACTGTAACATTCACAGCTACGCCTTTTTAAAGCCACTTCCTCCATAGAAATGTGTCACTGATATTAATCTTGATTTGTATTCCTTGTTCTCATCCACAGACGTATCCTGAGTTTCAGCCTCTGAAATCGAAGGGGGGGAAACAATTTGCTGCAAGCTGCTCCAGGGACTGAGTGGGTCTAGTTGGACTTTTCTCCTAGCTGTGCCATATCGCCTCAGTGGACTCACTGCCTCAGGCTCAGTTAGCGGCCTCCACGTTTGCTGTGTCTACCAGAGTTAGGAGGAAGGGCTTCCTGCTGACAACATGTCCAGACTTTCTGTCACTCGACCAGTGGCCTCTTAACTGCCGCCTCAATATTTATTTGGCTGTGTTCTGATGCCTTCATAAAAGGCTGACTGCCACCACACATTCTGCcttgttgattttgttttacTCTCGGATTTAGTTGATTTTACAAAGATtttttgttgtgcagcttcTCTATATGTACATTTTGAAAAAGGGATTGGACATTGAGGAGTGGGACACGAGGCCACGCTCAGACTGGACTCCAGAAGTGGgtattttttcatgttttaaccTGTATTGGTGATAACTGctattacatttatatacactgtactttttcatttttatttttttgctctgCTTTTGTTACTTGTACCAAAATGTCATGGTTTTATTTGCTGTAGGTATAATGGGGTTTTGATCTAAGAGAAGTGAATGAATAAAGTGTTTACATGAATGTTTGGTTGCCGTGGTTTTCCATTCTGAGAAGCCAGAGTTGACACAAAAAGcatagaaaatataatttaccgTTCTGAACACATCTGTGAGACGTGTGCTGTGCAGGTATGTGGAGTTTAAACCTGTTTTGTTCGGCTCAAAACAAGGTTGCATCTTAAATGAGCCAACAACAAAGTCTCATTCCAGAAACCATGTAACCATTAATTGACGAACCTCAGCCCTCAATGATAGAACTTCATCTCGTGGAACGTTTCATCtaccattttattttttcctaaaTCATCAAGCATCAGGCTTCTGTGATCTTCAAATAGGCTAAACTGC is part of the Limanda limanda chromosome 18, fLimLim1.1, whole genome shotgun sequence genome and encodes:
- the LOC133024659 gene encoding akirin-2-like, coding for MACGATLKRSLDFDPLMNPASPKRRRCAPGMSPVSSPQKYLRMEPSPFGEVSTRLTTEQILHNIKQEYKRLQKRRHLDSAFQQQADGCCPLDAQNIHSGSALPGTSSGALSPTRKEQPLFSLRQVGMICERLLKEREDKVREEFDELLTTKLAEQYDAFVKFTHDQLMRRFGEQPASYVS